From the Streptomyces sp. Tu 2975 genome, one window contains:
- a CDS encoding acyl-CoA dehydrogenase yields MAGSADFDLYRPSEEHDMLRETVRSLAEAKIAPFAAAVDEEARFPQEALDALVASELQAVHVPESYGGAGADALATVIVIEEVARVCASSSLIPAVNKLGSLPVILSGSEELKKKYLGPLAKGDAMFSYCLSEPDAGSDAAGMKTKAVRDGDFYVLNGVKRWITNAGVSEYYTVMAVTDPEKRSKGISAFVVEKGDEGVSFGAPEKKLGIKGSPTREVYLDNVRIPADRMIGAEGTGFATAMKTLDHTRITIAAQALGIAQGALDYAKGYVKERKQFGKPIAEFQGVQFMLADMAMKIEAARQLTYAAAAKSERGDADLTFQGAAAKCFASDVAMEVTTDAVQLLGGYGYTRDYPVERMMRDAKITQIYEGTNQVQRIVMARNLP; encoded by the coding sequence TTGGCAGGATCGGCCGACTTCGATCTGTATCGCCCGTCGGAGGAGCACGACATGCTCCGTGAGACGGTCCGCTCCCTCGCCGAGGCGAAGATCGCGCCGTTCGCCGCCGCGGTGGACGAGGAGGCCCGCTTCCCGCAGGAGGCCCTCGACGCGCTCGTCGCCTCCGAACTGCAGGCCGTGCACGTACCGGAGAGCTACGGCGGCGCCGGCGCCGACGCGCTCGCCACGGTCATCGTGATCGAGGAGGTGGCGCGTGTCTGCGCCTCGTCCTCCCTCATTCCGGCCGTGAACAAGCTCGGTTCGCTCCCGGTGATCCTTTCCGGCTCCGAGGAGCTGAAGAAGAAGTACCTGGGCCCGCTCGCCAAGGGCGACGCGATGTTCTCGTACTGCCTCTCGGAGCCCGACGCGGGCTCCGACGCGGCGGGCATGAAGACGAAGGCGGTCCGCGACGGCGACTTCTACGTCCTCAACGGCGTGAAGCGCTGGATCACCAACGCCGGCGTCTCCGAGTACTACACGGTGATGGCGGTCACCGACCCCGAGAAGCGCTCCAAGGGCATCTCGGCCTTCGTCGTCGAGAAGGGCGACGAGGGCGTCTCGTTCGGCGCCCCGGAGAAGAAGCTCGGCATCAAGGGCTCGCCGACCCGCGAGGTCTACCTCGACAACGTCCGCATCCCGGCCGACCGCATGATCGGTGCGGAGGGCACGGGCTTCGCCACGGCGATGAAGACCCTGGACCACACCCGCATCACCATCGCGGCCCAGGCGCTCGGCATCGCGCAGGGCGCCCTCGACTACGCCAAGGGCTACGTCAAGGAGCGCAAGCAGTTCGGCAAGCCGATCGCCGAGTTCCAGGGCGTGCAGTTCATGCTCGCGGACATGGCCATGAAGATCGAGGCCGCCCGCCAGCTGACGTACGCGGCCGCCGCGAAGTCCGAGCGCGGTGACGCCGACCTCACCTTCCAGGGTGCGGCTGCCAAGTGCTTCGCCTCCGACGTGGCCATGGAGGTCACCACGGACGCGGTCCAGCTCCTCGGCGGCTACGGCTACACCCGTGACTACCCGGTAGAGCGCATGATGCGCGACGCCAAGATCACGCAGATCTACGAGGGCACCAACCAGGTCCAGCGGATCGTGATGGCCCGCAACCTGCCGTAA
- a CDS encoding calcium-binding protein encodes MAVASLALVLSLPGTALAAPGDLDQAFGGDGRVLTGFGSDSDESYDVASTPDGRLVAVGATVADTTAGDFAVARYNPDGSLDTRFGGDGRVTTDISGEGQWDTAYGVAVQPDGKIVVVGSSWIEFENCCWFTVVRYNPDGSLDTGFGGGDGKVLTDFDGGPNEAYEVALRSDGRIVAAGTSGGRFAVARYNADGSPDTSFGGDGEVTTDPGPAPDEGGTGRTLTLQPDGKIVAGGDVGTTRFDFALIRYNENGSLDTTFSGDGIVRTDFGDYEAVEALAVQPDGKIVAAGELYGSAMARYNPDGSLDTGFGGDGRVDPPAGGRDMVLQSDGRIVLAGGSVPGDFAVVRHNPDGSLDTGFGGDGLVTTDFGGSDRARGVVLQDDGKIVAAGSGGPNGDFALARYEGGGTTPPPPPPANANLSVTKSGPGQLTLGNRATYTVQVTNASDSTASATGITLSDTVSGAGATVVSATTISGSCTTTFTSANCTLSSLLPGASATVTVTVEPRATGTVTDRATVDAMEDDPVPGNNTATATTTVNNSRGCTIIGTSAGETLVGSGGNDVICGLGGNDTIRGGNGSDTLYGDVGNDNVDGGFGNDTLYGGSGSDSLTGYYGSDRLDTVDGVSGNDTANGGPNSDTCTTDPGDNRVSCP; translated from the coding sequence GTGGCAGTCGCGAGCCTCGCGCTCGTACTGTCCCTGCCCGGAACCGCGCTGGCAGCCCCGGGCGATCTGGACCAGGCCTTCGGCGGTGACGGCAGGGTGCTCACCGGCTTCGGCAGCGATTCCGATGAGAGCTACGACGTGGCGTCGACACCCGACGGGCGGCTCGTCGCCGTCGGCGCGACAGTCGCCGACACGACAGCCGGCGACTTCGCGGTGGCCCGCTACAACCCGGACGGCAGCCTGGACACCCGCTTCGGCGGCGACGGCAGGGTGACCACCGACATTTCCGGTGAAGGCCAGTGGGACACCGCCTACGGTGTGGCGGTGCAGCCCGACGGCAAGATCGTCGTGGTCGGGAGCAGCTGGATCGAGTTCGAGAACTGCTGCTGGTTCACGGTGGTCCGCTACAACCCCGACGGCAGCCTGGACACCGGCTTCGGCGGCGGCGACGGCAAGGTGCTCACCGACTTCGACGGCGGCCCGAACGAGGCTTATGAAGTGGCGCTGCGGTCCGACGGCAGGATCGTCGCCGCGGGTACTTCCGGCGGCAGGTTCGCGGTGGCCCGTTACAACGCCGACGGCAGCCCGGACACCAGCTTCGGCGGCGACGGCGAGGTGACCACCGACCCGGGGCCGGCGCCGGACGAGGGCGGCACGGGTCGCACCCTGACGCTGCAGCCCGACGGCAAGATCGTCGCCGGTGGCGATGTCGGGACCACCCGCTTCGACTTCGCCCTCATCCGCTACAACGAGAACGGCAGCCTGGACACCACGTTCAGCGGCGACGGCATCGTGCGAACCGATTTCGGTGACTACGAGGCCGTGGAGGCGCTGGCGGTGCAGCCGGACGGCAAGATCGTCGCCGCCGGCGAGCTGTACGGAAGCGCGATGGCCCGCTACAACCCCGACGGCAGCCTGGACACCGGCTTCGGCGGCGACGGCAGGGTGGATCCCCCGGCCGGTGGCCGCGACATGGTGCTGCAGTCCGACGGCCGGATCGTCCTTGCCGGCGGCAGCGTGCCCGGCGACTTCGCCGTCGTGCGTCACAACCCCGACGGCAGCCTGGACACCGGCTTCGGCGGCGACGGCCTCGTGACCACCGACTTCGGCGGCAGCGATCGGGCTCGCGGGGTGGTGCTGCAGGACGACGGCAAGATCGTCGCCGCGGGTTCGGGCGGACCGAACGGCGACTTCGCTCTGGCCCGCTACGAAGGCGGCGGCACCACACCGCCGCCCCCGCCACCGGCGAACGCGAACCTCTCGGTCACCAAGTCGGGGCCGGGTCAGCTCACCCTGGGCAATCGGGCCACCTACACCGTGCAGGTGACCAACGCCTCCGACTCCACCGCATCGGCCACCGGCATCACACTGTCCGACACCGTCTCCGGAGCCGGTGCGACCGTCGTGTCGGCCACGACCATCAGTGGTAGCTGCACCACCACGTTCACCAGCGCCAACTGCACACTGAGCTCGCTGCTTCCCGGCGCAAGCGCGACGGTCACCGTGACCGTGGAACCCAGGGCGACCGGGACCGTCACCGACCGGGCGACGGTCGACGCGATGGAGGACGACCCCGTACCCGGCAACAACACCGCCACGGCGACGACCACCGTGAACAACAGCCGTGGCTGCACGATCATCGGGACCAGTGCCGGTGAGACGCTTGTCGGCTCGGGCGGCAACGACGTGATCTGCGGCCTCGGCGGCAACGACACCATCCGCGGCGGCAACGGCTCCGACACCCTGTACGGCGACGTCGGCAACGACAACGTCGACGGCGGCTTCGGCAACGACACCCTGTACGGGGGTTCCGGAAGCGACAGCCTGACCGGCTATTACGGCTCCGACCGGCTCGACACCGTCGACGGCGTGTCCGGCAACGACACGGCCAACGGCGGACCCAACTCCGACACGTGCACCACGGACCCGGGCGACAACCGCGTCAGCTGCCCGTGA
- a CDS encoding LCP family protein translates to MDRQRRQRQRTRLRARQRRGAARGRARHAPCPATGRPAARRGPPQQPRGYDQGYAEPGYDSGYNTGQVYRGAGGGVPPQGRPSRQPGPAPDWRRRLKIGSIVVLVAVLGTTIGTYFWADSKVRREVDLAKVIERPAEGDCTTYLIVGSDSREGMTAEEKKKLHTGDAAGKRTDSMMILAACGSGNTMVSLPRDSDVEIPSFIGSESGKKFPNQGRRTKLNAAYAEDGPELLVRTVEHNTGLRIDHYAEIGFAGFANIVDALGGVEMNIEKGFKDKKSGADFEAGKQTLDGEQALAFVRTRYAFAESDLARTKNQQKFLSALASQAATPGTILNPFKLYPTLGAGLDTLIVDKEMSLFDLGEMFFAMKGISGGDGTSMNMPTSGSRGGNLVWDKAKVQQLVKQIQNDEKVTVSDK, encoded by the coding sequence ATGGACCGACAACGGCGGCAACGGCAACGCACGCGGCTACGGGCGCGGCAGCGCCGGGGCGCAGCCCGAGGGCGCGCGCGTCATGCGCCATGTCCAGCGACCGGCCGCCCCGCAGCACGGCGGGGTCCCCCTCAGCAGCCCCGCGGTTACGACCAGGGCTACGCCGAGCCGGGGTACGACAGCGGCTACAACACGGGCCAGGTCTACCGCGGCGCGGGCGGCGGGGTGCCTCCGCAGGGCAGACCCTCGCGGCAGCCCGGGCCGGCGCCCGACTGGCGGCGCAGACTGAAGATCGGCTCGATCGTCGTGCTCGTGGCCGTGCTGGGCACCACCATCGGCACGTACTTCTGGGCGGACTCCAAGGTGCGGCGCGAGGTCGACCTCGCCAAGGTGATCGAGCGGCCCGCCGAGGGCGACTGCACCACCTATCTGATCGTCGGCTCCGACAGCCGTGAGGGCATGACGGCCGAGGAGAAGAAGAAGCTCCACACCGGTGACGCCGCGGGCAAGCGCACCGACTCGATGATGATCCTCGCGGCCTGCGGCAGCGGGAACACGATGGTGTCCCTGCCGCGTGACTCGGACGTAGAGATACCGTCCTTCATCGGCTCCGAGTCCGGGAAGAAGTTCCCCAACCAGGGCCGGCGCACCAAACTGAACGCCGCCTACGCGGAGGACGGGCCCGAGCTGCTGGTCCGCACCGTGGAGCACAACACCGGCCTGCGCATCGACCACTACGCCGAGATCGGTTTCGCCGGCTTCGCCAACATCGTGGACGCGCTCGGCGGTGTCGAGATGAACATCGAGAAGGGCTTCAAGGACAAGAAGTCCGGCGCCGACTTCGAGGCGGGCAAGCAGACCCTCGACGGCGAGCAGGCCCTCGCCTTCGTCCGCACCCGCTACGCCTTCGCCGAGTCGGACCTGGCGCGCACCAAGAACCAGCAGAAGTTCCTCTCCGCGCTGGCGAGCCAGGCGGCGACCCCCGGCACGATCCTCAACCCGTTCAAGCTGTACCCGACTTTGGGCGCCGGCCTCGACACGCTCATCGTCGACAAGGAGATGTCCCTGTTCGACCTGGGCGAGATGTTCTTCGCGATGAAGGGCATCAGCGGTGGCGACGGTACGTCGATGAACATGCCGACGTCGGGAAGCCGTGGCGGCAACCTGGTCTGGGACAAGGCGAAGGTGCAGCAGCTGGTGAAGCAGATCCAGAACGACGAGAAGGTCACTGTCAGCGACAAGTGA
- a CDS encoding acyl-CoA thioesterase, producing MTDQAQRPEDEIPGKPTSASRTTLSHIMTGSDTNLLGTVHGGVIMKLVDDAAGAVAGRHSGGPAVTASMDEMVFLEPVRVGDLVHVKAQVNWTGRSSMEVGVRVLAERWNESTPATQVGSAYLVFAAVDADGKPRPVPPVVPETERDQRRYQEAQIRRTHRLARRRAIRELREKRAAEGMED from the coding sequence ATGACAGATCAGGCCCAGCGCCCGGAGGATGAAATTCCGGGCAAGCCCACTTCGGCGTCCCGTACCACCCTCAGCCACATCATGACCGGCAGTGACACGAATCTCCTCGGCACCGTGCACGGCGGCGTGATCATGAAACTGGTGGACGACGCGGCCGGAGCCGTCGCGGGCCGGCACTCCGGCGGACCCGCGGTCACCGCCTCCATGGACGAGATGGTGTTCCTGGAGCCGGTCAGGGTGGGCGATCTGGTCCATGTGAAGGCGCAGGTCAACTGGACCGGCCGGTCCTCCATGGAGGTCGGCGTACGGGTCCTGGCCGAGCGCTGGAACGAGTCGACGCCCGCCACCCAGGTCGGCAGCGCCTACCTCGTCTTCGCCGCGGTGGACGCGGACGGCAAGCCGCGGCCGGTGCCACCGGTCGTCCCGGAGACCGAGCGGGACCAGCGTCGCTACCAGGAGGCGCAGATCCGGCGCACGCACCGGCTGGCCAGGCGCCGGGCCATCCGGGAGCTGCGTGAGAAGCGGGCCGCGGAGGGCATGGAGGACTGA
- a CDS encoding LCP family protein, producing the protein MRIVTSLSLLVLGVGGIGHAVVTGLDTEIDRVDPFRDMKNRPEGGRGTNILVVGTDGRDRITPEEKKKYRLGGAACNCTDTIMLVHIAQDHDRASVVSLPRDSYAEIPEHTDSTTGKHHKPHPVKLNAAYAEGGPGLTVRTVEHMTKVKIDHYLEVDFTSFMKTVDVVGGVEVCTARPMKDTYTGLDLPVGTHKLNGGEALQYVRSRHIDGAADLGRMQRQQRFLAALVDRATSGGVLLNPVRFRKVTSTMLGSVRADRQFGTRQMLALGRAMQGFTPSSSEFTSVPVGDVGFLVKGIGSTVKWDDARAQRLFRLLREDRPLAPHRPKRAKATVVEVAPNRIKVQIYNGTRLAGLGEKVDKALNGLGFDTTRAPLNGGSGQVTRTYVTYDPRWDRSAKSLQAALPGAELRPVKGQGPTMKVMAGTDFKGVNPVQTQEPHPGEFGAVTGDQVVCP; encoded by the coding sequence ATGCGGATCGTCACATCGCTCTCGTTGCTGGTCCTGGGCGTGGGCGGCATCGGGCACGCCGTGGTCACCGGACTCGACACGGAGATCGACCGGGTCGACCCCTTCCGTGACATGAAGAACCGGCCCGAGGGCGGCCGGGGTACGAACATCCTCGTCGTCGGCACCGACGGCCGGGACAGGATCACTCCGGAGGAGAAGAAGAAGTACCGGCTCGGCGGGGCGGCCTGCAACTGCACCGACACGATCATGCTGGTGCACATCGCCCAGGACCATGACCGCGCCAGTGTGGTCAGCCTGCCCAGGGACAGTTACGCGGAGATCCCCGAGCACACCGACAGCACCACGGGCAAGCATCACAAGCCGCACCCGGTGAAGCTCAACGCGGCCTACGCCGAGGGCGGCCCCGGACTGACCGTGCGCACGGTCGAGCACATGACCAAGGTGAAGATCGACCACTATCTCGAGGTCGACTTCACCAGCTTCATGAAGACGGTGGACGTCGTGGGCGGGGTGGAGGTCTGCACCGCCCGGCCGATGAAGGACACCTACACCGGCCTCGACCTGCCGGTCGGCACCCACAAGCTCAACGGCGGTGAGGCGCTGCAGTACGTGCGTTCCCGCCATATCGACGGCGCCGCCGACCTGGGGCGCATGCAGCGCCAGCAGCGCTTCCTGGCGGCGCTCGTCGACCGGGCGACCAGCGGTGGGGTGCTGCTCAACCCGGTGAGGTTCCGGAAGGTCACATCGACCATGCTCGGCTCGGTCCGCGCCGACCGGCAGTTCGGTACCCGGCAGATGCTCGCCCTCGGCAGGGCGATGCAGGGTTTCACGCCCTCCTCCTCCGAGTTCACCTCCGTGCCCGTCGGCGACGTCGGGTTCCTGGTCAAGGGCATCGGGTCCACAGTGAAGTGGGACGACGCGCGGGCGCAGCGGCTGTTCCGGCTGCTGCGCGAGGACAGGCCGCTCGCACCGCACCGCCCGAAGCGTGCCAAGGCCACCGTCGTCGAGGTCGCCCCGAACCGGATCAAGGTCCAGATCTACAACGGGACCCGGCTCGCCGGCCTGGGAGAGAAGGTCGACAAGGCCCTGAACGGCCTCGGCTTCGACACCACCCGCGCGCCGCTCAACGGGGGCAGCGGTCAGGTCACGCGCACCTATGTGACGTACGACCCACGGTGGGACCGCTCGGCGAAGTCGCTCCAGGCCGCGCTGCCCGGTGCCGAGCTGCGTCCGGTGAAGGGGCAGGGCCCCACGATGAAGGTGATGGCGGGGACCGACTTCAAGGGCGTCAACCCCGTACAGACGCAGGAGCCCCACCCCGGCGAGTTCGGCGCGGTGACGGGCGATCAGGTCGTCTGCCCGTAG
- a CDS encoding glycosyltransferase family 2 protein: MNATPAVSVIMPVLNEERHLRNSVRHILEQEYDGEMEVVIALGPSTDRTDEIAAELVREDPRVRTVPNPTGRTPAALNAAIKASRHPVVVRVDGHGMLSPNYIATAVRLLAETGAQNVGGIMHAEGENAWEDAVAAAMTSKVGVGNAAFHTGGKAGPAETVYLGVFRREALEQQGGYNEEFIRAQDWELNFRIREAGGLIWFSPELRVQYRPRPSVRALAKQYKDYGRWRHVVARYHQGSINLRYLAPPTALCAIAAGVVAGAVLTPWAFVVPVGYLAAITAGSVPAGKGLSLKARLQIPVALATMHMCWGYGFLTSPRSLAKKVIASRRPSVRTAA, encoded by the coding sequence ATGAACGCCACGCCCGCTGTCTCCGTGATCATGCCGGTCCTCAACGAGGAGCGGCATCTGCGCAACTCCGTCCGCCACATCCTCGAGCAGGAGTACGACGGAGAGATGGAGGTGGTGATCGCGCTCGGGCCGTCCACGGACCGCACCGACGAGATCGCCGCCGAGCTCGTACGGGAGGACCCGAGGGTCCGCACCGTGCCGAATCCCACGGGCCGCACCCCGGCCGCTCTGAACGCCGCCATCAAGGCGTCCCGCCACCCCGTCGTGGTGCGCGTCGACGGCCACGGCATGCTGTCGCCGAACTACATCGCGACCGCGGTCCGCCTGCTGGCGGAGACCGGCGCGCAGAACGTCGGCGGCATCATGCACGCCGAGGGCGAGAACGCCTGGGAGGACGCCGTCGCCGCCGCGATGACCTCGAAGGTCGGCGTCGGCAACGCCGCGTTCCACACGGGCGGCAAGGCCGGCCCCGCGGAGACGGTGTACCTGGGCGTGTTCCGGCGTGAGGCGCTGGAGCAGCAGGGCGGCTACAACGAGGAGTTCATCCGTGCCCAGGACTGGGAGCTGAACTTCCGCATCCGTGAGGCCGGCGGCCTGATCTGGTTCTCCCCGGAGCTGCGGGTCCAGTACCGTCCCCGGCCGTCCGTGCGGGCGCTCGCCAAGCAGTACAAGGACTACGGGCGCTGGCGCCATGTCGTGGCCCGCTACCACCAGGGCTCGATCAACCTGCGCTACCTGGCGCCGCCGACGGCGCTCTGCGCGATCGCCGCGGGAGTCGTGGCGGGTGCCGTGCTGACGCCGTGGGCGTTCGTCGTCCCCGTCGGCTACCTGGCGGCGATCACCGCGGGCTCCGTCCCCGCCGGCAAGGGCCTCTCCCTCAAGGCAAGACTTCAGATCCCGGTGGCGCTGGCCACGATGCACATGTGCTGGGGCTACGGCTTCCTGACGAGCCCGCGCTCGCTGGCGAAGAAGGTCATCGCGAGCCGGCGGCCCTCCGTCAGGACCGCTGCCTGA
- a CDS encoding LCP family protein produces the protein MAEPGDLGWDEGLYGEGTRVPGSRTALDDEPGPPAAQSADGSGGGHRRGGPRRRAKRGKRRILRGIAIAVSVVVLGTAGAGYLYYQHLNNNIRKGERSSADSDVRKSAPNAAGQTPLNVLLIGSDSRNTAANLKLGGSKKSVGAKPLADVQMLLHVSADRKNASVVSIPRDTRVDIPKCTDPKTGEEYPATRDLINATLGRGGPGCTLATWQELTGVYIDHWMMVDFAGVVAMADAIGGAEVCVKHGVYDGPKPNVPGGSGLRLEAGTWPIKGEQALQWLRTRHAFESDFGRSKAQHMYMNSVIRNLKDQNAFTDTGRLMGLAETATKSLQVSEEIGTVKKLFDLGMTLKDVPTSRIAMLTMPRIPDPENPEAHVLPAPGEADRLWQMLREDAPVDGKAPTSKPKPSAAPKDPAADPAEIGIMVRNGTGVNQDPTPRRAAAVAELLTGQGFTGARTDGTPEAESRTQVLFPSIDLDGDAHSVAAALDIPASAVRKSSEVSGVTLIVGADWRTGDTFPKPEPAGGPPKNTETVMGDDKGACMDIYAPYRI, from the coding sequence GTGGCGGAACCCGGCGATCTCGGCTGGGACGAAGGGCTGTACGGCGAGGGGACCCGGGTCCCCGGCAGCCGTACGGCCCTCGACGACGAACCGGGCCCGCCCGCCGCGCAGTCAGCGGACGGCAGCGGCGGCGGGCACCGGCGCGGCGGTCCCAGGCGTCGCGCGAAACGGGGCAAACGCCGGATACTGCGCGGCATTGCGATCGCGGTCTCGGTGGTCGTGCTCGGCACGGCGGGGGCCGGATATCTGTACTACCAGCACCTGAACAACAACATCCGTAAGGGGGAACGCAGTTCGGCCGACTCGGACGTGCGGAAGAGCGCCCCGAACGCGGCCGGCCAGACCCCGCTGAACGTCCTTCTCATCGGCTCCGACAGCAGGAACACGGCGGCCAACCTCAAGCTCGGCGGCTCCAAGAAGAGTGTGGGCGCCAAGCCCCTCGCCGATGTGCAGATGCTGTTGCACGTGTCCGCCGACCGCAAGAACGCCTCGGTCGTCTCCATCCCGCGCGACACCAGGGTCGACATCCCGAAGTGCACCGATCCGAAGACCGGGGAGGAGTACCCGGCGACGCGTGACCTCATCAACGCGACGCTGGGCCGCGGCGGTCCCGGCTGCACCCTCGCCACCTGGCAGGAGCTCACCGGCGTCTACATCGACCACTGGATGATGGTCGACTTCGCGGGCGTGGTCGCGATGGCCGACGCGATCGGCGGCGCCGAGGTCTGTGTGAAGCACGGCGTGTACGACGGCCCCAAGCCGAACGTGCCCGGCGGCTCCGGTCTGCGGCTCGAGGCCGGCACCTGGCCGATCAAGGGCGAGCAGGCGCTGCAGTGGCTGCGTACCCGCCATGCCTTCGAGAGCGACTTCGGACGCTCCAAGGCGCAGCACATGTACATGAATTCGGTGATCCGCAATCTGAAGGACCAGAACGCCTTCACCGACACCGGCCGCCTGATGGGCCTCGCCGAGACCGCGACCAAGTCGCTCCAGGTCTCCGAGGAGATCGGCACGGTCAAGAAGCTGTTCGACCTCGGGATGACCCTCAAGGACGTGCCCACCAGCCGGATCGCGATGCTCACCATGCCCCGCATACCCGACCCGGAGAACCCGGAGGCACATGTGCTGCCGGCGCCCGGGGAGGCGGACCGTCTGTGGCAGATGCTGCGCGAGGACGCTCCGGTGGACGGCAAGGCGCCGACGTCGAAGCCCAAGCCCTCTGCCGCGCCGAAGGATCCGGCCGCCGACCCGGCCGAGATCGGGATCATGGTCCGCAACGGCACCGGCGTGAACCAGGACCCCACTCCCCGCAGAGCGGCCGCCGTGGCCGAACTGCTCACCGGCCAGGGCTTCACGGGCGCCAGGACGGACGGGACCCCGGAGGCGGAGAGCCGCACGCAGGTGCTGTTCCCGAGCATCGACCTGGACGGCGACGCGCACTCCGTCGCCGCGGCCCTCGACATCCCGGCGAGCGCGGTGCGCAAGTCGTCCGAGGTGTCCGGCGTGACGCTGATCGTCGGTGCGGACTGGCGGACCGGGGACACGTTCCCGAAGCCGGAGCCCGCCGGCGGGCCGCCGAAGAACACCGAGACGGTCATGGGCGACGACAAGGGCGCCTGCATGGACATCTACGCGCCGTACCGGATCTGA
- a CDS encoding LCP family protein, whose product MDAQSRGRADEIDPADQWVLNPQTGNYELRLEQSAPQSFPSARGSGRSSTRAGAAGSRDAAPRNTAAGNGGRRGTTAPGTEVPEQRRRRTGDASGGRAAQAQTGRRKRKQGRSRKKKALLWTGGTLALVMVGTATAGYLYYEHLNSNITSVPDDGAGTGGFSKDRAINILVIGTDKRTGSGNEGYGDRNSAGHADTTVLLHVSKDRTNATALSIPRDLITDIPDCPTTQEDGSTKTIPGSPNTRFNVSLGQSGRTPSCTMRTVTELTGIKPDHFMVADFNAVKTLSSAVGGVPICLAKDIKDPDSKLDLPAGEHEIEGEEALAFVRTRHAVGFGGDLDRIKLQQQFLSSLMRKLKSNDTLTSPTKLVKLAEAGTKALTVDSQINDIMKLRDLGLELGKFDMKNLTFATVPVRDNPAEKVKATVVLDESKAESLFSMVREDVSLTEVEQKKKQAKDKQNALLEGTRAEASDVRVDVFNGGGPTGAAQKTLDWLQNTEGVLKSANKGNAPADVTRTTLEYAPNQADQARALADLMGLPAAALKPGTEDAEGLTAMTLTLGPDFKGAGVPITGPAKVPDDIQKVEADKKVCAG is encoded by the coding sequence GTGGATGCGCAAAGCCGTGGGCGGGCGGACGAGATCGACCCCGCCGACCAGTGGGTACTCAACCCGCAGACCGGCAACTACGAACTGCGACTGGAGCAATCCGCACCGCAGTCGTTCCCCTCCGCCAGAGGCTCCGGCCGCAGCAGCACAAGAGCCGGCGCGGCCGGCAGCCGCGATGCCGCCCCACGGAACACGGCGGCCGGAAATGGCGGCCGCCGCGGCACGACCGCCCCGGGCACCGAGGTCCCCGAGCAGCGCAGGCGTCGCACGGGTGACGCGTCCGGCGGCCGGGCGGCCCAGGCGCAGACCGGCCGGCGCAAGCGCAAGCAGGGCAGGTCGCGCAAGAAGAAGGCGCTGCTGTGGACGGGCGGCACGCTCGCGCTGGTGATGGTGGGCACGGCGACGGCCGGATACCTCTACTACGAGCACCTCAACTCCAACATCACCTCGGTCCCCGACGACGGCGCCGGCACCGGCGGCTTCAGCAAGGACCGGGCGATCAACATCCTGGTCATCGGCACGGACAAGCGCACCGGCAGCGGCAACGAGGGCTACGGCGACAGGAACAGCGCCGGCCACGCCGACACGACGGTGCTGCTGCACGTGTCCAAGGACCGCACCAACGCGACGGCGCTGAGCATCCCGCGTGACCTGATCACGGACATCCCGGACTGTCCGACCACGCAGGAGGACGGGTCGACCAAGACCATCCCGGGATCACCGAACACCCGCTTCAACGTGAGCCTCGGCCAGTCGGGCCGTACGCCCAGCTGCACCATGCGTACGGTCACCGAGCTCACCGGCATCAAGCCCGACCACTTCATGGTGGCCGACTTCAACGCGGTCAAGACGCTGTCCTCGGCGGTCGGCGGTGTACCGATCTGCCTCGCCAAAGACATAAAGGACCCCGACTCCAAGCTCGACCTGCCCGCGGGCGAGCACGAGATCGAGGGCGAGGAGGCCCTGGCGTTCGTCCGTACACGGCACGCGGTGGGCTTCGGCGGCGACCTCGACCGCATCAAGCTGCAGCAGCAGTTCCTGAGCTCGCTGATGCGCAAGCTGAAGTCCAACGACACGCTCACCAGCCCGACGAAGCTGGTGAAGCTGGCGGAGGCGGGCACCAAGGCGCTGACCGTCGACTCCCAGATAAACGACATCATGAAGCTCCGTGACCTCGGTCTGGAGCTCGGCAAGTTCGACATGAAGAACCTGACCTTCGCGACCGTTCCCGTGCGGGACAACCCGGCGGAGAAGGTCAAGGCCACGGTCGTGCTCGACGAGAGCAAGGCCGAGTCGCTGTTCTCGATGGTCCGCGAGGACGTCTCCCTCACCGAGGTCGAGCAGAAGAAGAAGCAGGCCAAGGACAAGCAGAACGCCCTTCTCGAGGGCACCAGGGCCGAGGCGTCCGACGTCCGCGTCGACGTCTTCAACGGCGGTGGGCCGACGGGCGCAGCGCAGAAGACCCTCGACTGGCTCCAGAACACCGAGGGCGTCCTCAAGTCCGCCAACAAGGGCAACGCCCCGGCGGACGTGACCAGGACGACCCTGGAGTACGCACCGAACCAGGCCGACCAGGCCCGCGCACTCGCGGACCTGATGGGCCTGCCTGCCGCGGCGTTGAAGCCGGGCACAGAGGACGCGGAGGGTCTGACGGCGATGACGCTGACCCTCGGTCCCGATTTCAAGGGCGCAGGGGTGCCCATCACCGGTCCGGCGAAGGTGCCGGACGACATCCAGAAGGTCGAAGCCGACAAGAAGGTCTGTGCCGGATGA